The following are encoded in a window of Pseudomonas sp. JQ170C genomic DNA:
- a CDS encoding VCBS domain-containing protein, producing MHGSRGFSPAPHLRPQAQTLALEPRILFDGAAATAAADQQHADTTAPKDDASAHTTPTDAPARSEPAPSAARHLLVLDSRIENKEQLVAQLPSDVTALVVDSSQDGLAAISAALAQLGKVDSIQVLSHGGAGQFTLGNRTITADNIATLAPTLQQWQVNLTQDADIQLYGCNIGAGTAGKTLVTELARWTGADVAASDNDTGNAAAGGDWNLEVRNGTIDQHIALSAVALADFDGLLADAAPTASVPVAGDDVLLGNTFNFTVNFNNTSGQAGYAPFLNIFMPVTGRDGDDGVTFISASYLGQSLVAHAVTFDASGNATHPLAKDASGNFVVLNAGTYGLRAGDQLVVLELPFASVTADQPVIPVQITASLSPLADTAFSDGSPDLVIKTSGGFEFGNDALDNPTGDPSLMQIGTADYTVHPTVLTIDQTLSTPEGETVTGPNFGRTLTVTITPAPGQTLSNVQVTQPLPDNVQVTAITPGPGGVLRSITLHDGTVITDPTGIAAAIAANDIFIDSFTVEYATLSAATDTQVVFYVPEFDANALPVLDPVTGNPVTITVGAPTASGQWAPLDPRDVVAPNTTIDFSGTGDPVQFVAKSITLLKQVGITNDIGQVGVTPGDTLQYTLNLAISDFFAFGKDFFNEGQLVVRDQLSDGQTLVGTPTITVTINGVARTITLVTSTVTNTDGSTSLVFDIAQSLRDAAAVVGGWFNGDLAFDDRLEGAALAVLSYTALVGQSYRPPSGAPHSEINEGDDLGNSAVVEGTLLQDVLNLTGASQSDDSSTVSTVPTRTVDIQILDVNNQPPPANGELRPGDEVTFQLSYDLVTGDYENFKLTAYLPLPLFDVTGITWAVGDQAGQWQIGDGNTNLGGVISVTSANGNSVVFDFGSFVTAGTAGSRIVVRFTLRVGDQPFADQRSLDVLAQSSQQTTLTDRTLISSDIAVIVSVAEPVLNIKHGVVSGSNGTVTNTTGSWNPPGSTGVPFNGTLTDLAAVDGNISGIDGADRLRLVTAIENSGGGGAFDVTTSITLPTGLSFVGGSLANANLQIYRGDGTQLIAGTDYRVIGNQITFLDAGGQATLLAGRNGTAADTSGANLVVISYDVEVSASIEASRSLQSTAILSNYASVDGGSDFTPTDLQDLANQQVAAPEIRKTFADGSLDNGDSSASHTTGSDLVVGESMRYDIIVTLPEGGTQNLRIDDLIPPGMRLDTSFNGGLGYQIITTTAGSGALGANFVGSVVVSGIGGQGGTLGDDGVDARLTFSVSGASADNLTGNNSFVIRLQLVASNVIGNQANKALQNSAQLLYSDPDADTPNGTAPVDRTVALSGGQPTVTLREPTLQVTQQLTSTTGPAGYDEGDPVEFTITISNGTGSSDFNAFDITLLDNLPTEIDNLTLVGVLYQNGATNNGGVDFEIVNGQLRTVSGANIDIAKGGSIVLRISGVINSTAAAEASFDNQAAVQWTSLDGAQAGERTGVDGTLNSGVLNDYQLVSTLIVPVAQAISLSRVGGLPDTAPSNPTDGPVEQVTVGEVIRYRVVVLVPEGNNPNYQIQITLAAGLEFIAPDQLANALRIAFISNGGLTSDANLIIGGTLNIDGNEDSPEALPITPDLSGAAPTGIFDPSRVVIVNNLDGTQTITFNLGNVTNGNGNDDDLEGISLEFNVRVNNEAAAFAGAQLGVSAQEIVNGNARASSDTLFEQVVEPSFTGLDKHISSFDPNPGGSTGTATVQIDFTQNGGLPAFDTQLTDSFAGGSGYTLLSIQINGVTYGPGNLPAGVSFSTTGGVSVNFDQLDVGAQVSVVYQVTLPNAQVIASSDATLTWSSLPEDFTSFAGSSVGADGQPDGERTGSGSGPNQYILHDSAGLGVISGTLWNDTASADSSVTPDGPGLAGQTVILTWAGADGLLDTTADNLQFSTVTDANGQYRFGVLPAGVFRIDVPTGRINYPQPLGDLRVRIDSDASTGLGQINVTLGDAATGTADAGFVEQNDAPVNSLPGTQNGLEDTPLAITGISVGDVDANRDPDSNSRTLTITLTVHDGTLSLSSTPAGVAVGGNNSSTLTLTGNLADLNLALANLMYLGNANFNGTDTLTVFSNDQGNYGDADGDGIPGTPNDALTDQDRLQIILAAVNDTPIAQPDSATAVEAGGTNNNVAGIDPRGNVLTNDTDVDIATNADRLRVISAGTLPTNQQTLPDAGIVVVGGRYGQLVIGTNGSYQYFVDNNNAEVQALRLAGQTVSETFTYVIADLAGATSSTSLTVTIAGANDTPVGVDDDGIAVEAGGVGNATGGQDAVGNVLANDTDVDSVANGETRTVLGIRHLRETAAGVFTDVVPGVATTIDGTFGTLTINADGSYRYVIDNSNTAVQRLVVGDQLIEFFSYRLRDTGGLDDIAQLRIVIQGAHDNPVASDDEAAAQAASTNGNAQESNPTGNVILFPSRPGPIDQAGGNGVDLDVDRTDRPSSQLQVNGVIASTEADYDPLVDTLTTVNTGTTSADGTVINGLYGTLRIGADGSFFYDVDSDNPTVQGLPPGGVLTDVFTYRIVDTAGLTDVAQLTITVRGVNDPPVAQNVIAVATEAGGFNNQSLGVNPSGDATANAFDPDGDPLTVTEIRAGAENQTNPPVAVAVQPGGTQVVGLYGTLTINPDGTYTYVVDNANAAVQALRLSSDLLLERFTYTISDGVGATPETDRAEIIVLIRGQNDNPVANDDTATAVEAGGLNNNLPGQDPRGNVLHQDLPASQLGNDTDVDGGEDASDPIDYGETQAVSSVRTGSETQAGTNGTLGTELRGAYGWLTLNADGSYSYRLDNAMTEVQQLRAGNSLQDLFSYTVIDASGAEDRATLTININGANDTPVARNDIATAIEAGGQGNNIPGSNPSGNVLGNDTDVDAFGETLSVTRVSQGINVGIIGSAFVGTYGTLTLGADGSYTYVLDNNNPQVQALRSAANTLTEAFTYSIRDLAGATSSAQLIIIIQGRDDTPVAVNDTAIAVEAGGTFNATPGVNPTGNVLANDTDVDANDTKTVNGIRTGAEAAGGIFTAVTGSQVINGLYGTLTIGADGNFTYVVNNSLAAVQALKQGESLIEQFTYSMRDTAGPIDTAQLIITVQGAWDAPVATNDVTVAVADNGNGNSVNPTGNVLPNDTDVDQGDQKHVSAVRAGNEAAAGPLDPVNGGTNNTNGTVITGLYGQLIIGADGSFIYNIDSSNPTVLALGPLQFLRDTFTYQVTDLGGLNDLAELNIIIRGRNDAPVANDDAATAVEAGGLDNSEAGINPSGNVITDNDTDAEGDVLHVIGISTGAGTVGTVGSTLRGLYGDLTLHADGSWQYVLDNNLDVVQALRTSGQTLTDVFSYTLVDFWGAFDTAQLTITVDGRNDTPHARDNGSIAVEAGGVANGTPGRDGVGNVLGNDTDVDSVANGESKQVQSFSNEDGQSVSAGQVLVGRYGRMTLNADGSYTYLVDNSNPTVQALRTAGETLSETFTYRMRDTTGATSDARLTVVIQGANDAPVAQNDSAVAIDQVPAPQTSGNVLPNDSDVDGNDRLQVVGVRTGAEAASGNAGLVGQPLQGLYGTLILNADGSYTYSIDLNNPQVLAAAGLGQVLQDVFTYTVGDLAGGQDLAELVITLDIAAPFIPAPAGEFFNRPTSDPFNRLPLPDVLPAIFITPVVERDARLNELSSWETGGSRLRLATVAAQQSESIGAGLGLVQGQFVSNSVQRSQRDSELDLAWLLGRQGRTSLSADGLLSDPSVFTLDPAHLTQGPAQSEPPAEPRNARGFTAQLHAAAQRLYPHGRSAPE from the coding sequence ATGCATGGTTCGCGTGGTTTTTCCCCTGCCCCACATCTGCGTCCACAAGCCCAGACGCTTGCACTGGAGCCCAGGATTCTGTTCGACGGCGCTGCTGCCACGGCAGCGGCCGATCAGCAGCACGCCGATACGACGGCCCCCAAGGACGATGCCTCGGCGCACACCACGCCCACCGATGCCCCGGCGCGCAGCGAGCCTGCACCTTCGGCCGCCCGGCATCTGCTGGTGCTCGACAGCCGTATCGAAAATAAAGAGCAGTTGGTCGCGCAGTTGCCCAGCGACGTCACTGCCCTGGTGGTCGACAGCAGCCAGGACGGGCTGGCGGCCATTTCCGCGGCCCTGGCACAGCTGGGCAAGGTCGACTCGATCCAGGTGCTGTCCCACGGCGGCGCCGGGCAGTTCACCCTGGGCAACCGCACCATCACGGCCGACAACATCGCCACCCTCGCCCCCACCCTGCAACAGTGGCAAGTCAACCTGACCCAGGACGCCGATATCCAGCTGTATGGCTGCAACATTGGTGCAGGAACGGCCGGCAAGACCCTGGTCACCGAACTGGCGCGCTGGACCGGCGCCGATGTCGCGGCCTCCGACAACGACACCGGGAACGCTGCCGCCGGCGGTGACTGGAACCTGGAGGTGCGCAACGGCACCATCGACCAGCACATTGCCCTGAGTGCGGTGGCCCTGGCCGACTTCGACGGCCTGCTGGCCGATGCAGCGCCCACGGCGAGCGTGCCGGTGGCCGGCGACGACGTTCTGCTGGGCAACACCTTCAACTTCACGGTGAACTTCAACAACACCTCGGGGCAGGCAGGCTACGCACCGTTTCTCAATATTTTCATGCCGGTTACCGGCAGAGACGGCGACGATGGCGTCACTTTCATCTCCGCCAGCTACCTGGGCCAGAGCCTGGTGGCCCATGCGGTCACCTTCGATGCCTCCGGCAATGCCACCCACCCCTTGGCCAAGGACGCCAGCGGCAACTTCGTGGTGCTCAATGCCGGCACCTACGGCCTGCGCGCAGGCGATCAGCTCGTGGTGCTGGAGCTGCCGTTCGCCAGTGTGACGGCCGACCAGCCGGTGATTCCGGTACAGATCACCGCCAGCCTCAGCCCCCTGGCCGACACCGCCTTTTCCGACGGCTCGCCTGACCTGGTGATCAAGACCAGCGGCGGCTTCGAGTTCGGCAACGACGCCCTCGACAACCCCACGGGCGACCCCAGCCTGATGCAGATCGGCACGGCCGATTACACCGTGCACCCCACGGTACTGACCATCGACCAGACCCTCTCGACCCCCGAAGGCGAGACGGTCACCGGGCCGAACTTCGGCCGGACCCTGACCGTGACCATCACCCCGGCCCCCGGGCAGACCCTGAGCAATGTGCAGGTCACCCAGCCCTTGCCCGATAACGTCCAGGTCACGGCCATCACCCCCGGCCCCGGGGGCGTGCTGCGCTCGATCACCCTGCACGACGGCACGGTGATCACTGATCCGACCGGCATCGCGGCGGCCATTGCCGCCAATGACATCTTTATCGACTCGTTCACCGTCGAGTACGCCACGCTGTCTGCCGCCACCGATACCCAGGTGGTGTTCTATGTGCCCGAATTCGATGCCAACGCCCTGCCGGTGCTCGATCCAGTCACCGGCAACCCGGTGACCATCACCGTGGGCGCACCGACCGCCAGCGGCCAATGGGCGCCGCTGGACCCCCGTGATGTGGTGGCACCGAACACCACCATCGACTTCAGCGGCACCGGCGACCCCGTGCAGTTCGTCGCCAAGTCGATCACCCTGCTCAAGCAAGTGGGCATTACCAACGATATCGGCCAGGTCGGCGTGACCCCGGGCGACACCTTGCAGTACACCTTGAACCTTGCCATTTCGGACTTCTTCGCCTTCGGCAAGGACTTCTTCAATGAAGGCCAGCTGGTGGTGCGCGACCAGCTCAGCGACGGCCAGACGCTGGTCGGCACCCCGACCATTACCGTGACCATCAATGGCGTGGCGCGCACCATCACCCTGGTGACCAGTACCGTCACCAACACCGACGGCAGCACCTCCCTGGTGTTCGATATTGCCCAGTCGCTGCGTGATGCCGCCGCCGTGGTCGGCGGCTGGTTCAATGGCGACCTGGCCTTCGACGACCGCCTCGAAGGCGCCGCGCTGGCCGTGCTCAGCTACACCGCACTGGTCGGGCAAAGCTACCGCCCGCCGTCAGGCGCACCCCACAGCGAAATCAACGAAGGCGACGACCTGGGCAACTCGGCGGTGGTCGAAGGCACGCTGCTGCAGGATGTGCTCAACCTCACCGGCGCGTCGCAGTCCGACGATTCGTCGACGGTGAGCACGGTGCCGACGCGCACCGTGGATATCCAGATCCTCGACGTCAACAACCAGCCACCCCCCGCCAACGGCGAACTGCGCCCGGGCGATGAGGTGACCTTCCAGCTCAGTTACGACCTGGTCACCGGCGACTACGAGAACTTCAAGCTCACCGCCTACCTGCCCCTGCCGCTGTTCGATGTCACCGGCATCACCTGGGCAGTGGGCGACCAGGCCGGTCAATGGCAGATCGGTGACGGCAACACCAACCTCGGGGGTGTGATCTCGGTCACCAGCGCCAACGGCAACTCGGTGGTGTTCGACTTCGGCAGTTTCGTCACCGCCGGTACCGCCGGCAGCCGCATCGTGGTGCGCTTTACCCTGCGCGTGGGCGACCAGCCGTTTGCCGACCAGCGCTCACTGGACGTGCTGGCCCAATCCAGCCAACAGACCACCCTCACCGACCGCACGCTGATCTCTTCGGACATCGCGGTGATCGTCTCGGTCGCCGAACCTGTACTCAACATCAAGCATGGCGTGGTCTCGGGCTCCAACGGCACGGTCACCAACACCACCGGCAGCTGGAACCCGCCGGGCAGTACCGGCGTGCCCTTCAACGGCACCCTCACCGACCTTGCCGCCGTGGACGGCAACATCAGCGGCATCGACGGTGCCGATCGCCTGCGCCTGGTCACGGCGATCGAGAACAGCGGCGGTGGCGGCGCGTTCGACGTGACCACCAGCATCACCTTGCCCACGGGCCTGAGCTTTGTGGGCGGCAGCCTGGCCAATGCCAACTTGCAGATCTACCGCGGCGACGGTACACAACTGATCGCCGGCACCGACTACCGCGTCATCGGCAACCAGATCACCTTCCTCGATGCCGGTGGCCAGGCCACCCTGCTGGCCGGGCGCAACGGCACGGCCGCCGACACCAGCGGCGCCAACCTGGTGGTGATCAGCTATGACGTCGAGGTCAGCGCCAGCATCGAAGCCAGTCGCAGCCTGCAAAGCACCGCCATCCTGAGCAACTACGCCAGTGTCGATGGCGGCAGCGACTTCACCCCCACTGACCTGCAAGACCTCGCCAATCAGCAAGTCGCCGCCCCGGAGATACGCAAGACCTTCGCCGACGGCAGCCTCGACAACGGCGACTCCAGCGCCAGCCACACCACCGGCAGCGACCTGGTGGTGGGTGAGTCGATGCGTTACGACATCATTGTCACGCTGCCCGAAGGCGGCACCCAGAACCTGCGCATCGACGACCTGATTCCCCCGGGCATGCGTCTGGACACCAGCTTCAACGGCGGCCTGGGCTATCAGATCATTACCACCACCGCCGGCAGCGGCGCCCTGGGCGCCAACTTTGTCGGCAGCGTGGTGGTCAGCGGTATTGGTGGCCAGGGCGGTACCCTGGGCGACGACGGTGTGGACGCCCGCCTGACCTTCAGCGTGTCCGGCGCCAGTGCCGACAACCTGACCGGCAACAACAGCTTTGTGATCCGCCTGCAGCTGGTGGCCAGCAACGTCATCGGCAACCAGGCCAACAAGGCGCTGCAGAACAGCGCCCAGTTGCTCTACAGCGACCCGGACGCCGACACGCCCAACGGCACTGCGCCGGTGGACCGCACCGTCGCCCTCAGTGGCGGCCAGCCTACCGTCACCCTGCGCGAGCCGACCTTGCAGGTGACCCAGCAACTGACCTCCACCACAGGCCCTGCCGGCTATGACGAAGGCGACCCTGTCGAGTTCACCATCACCATCAGCAATGGCACGGGCAGCAGCGACTTCAACGCCTTCGACATCACCCTGCTGGACAACCTGCCCACCGAAATCGACAACCTGACCCTGGTCGGCGTGCTGTACCAGAACGGCGCCACCAACAATGGCGGCGTCGATTTTGAAATCGTCAACGGCCAGTTGCGCACGGTCAGCGGCGCCAATATCGACATCGCCAAGGGCGGCAGCATCGTCTTGCGCATCAGCGGTGTGATCAACTCCACGGCCGCTGCCGAGGCTTCCTTCGACAACCAGGCCGCAGTGCAGTGGACCAGCCTGGACGGTGCCCAGGCCGGTGAACGTACCGGTGTCGATGGCACCCTCAACAGCGGCGTGCTCAACGACTACCAGCTGGTTTCCACCCTGATCGTGCCGGTGGCCCAGGCCATCAGCCTTTCGCGGGTCGGCGGCTTGCCGGATACCGCGCCGTCCAACCCCACCGATGGCCCGGTGGAACAGGTGACGGTCGGTGAAGTCATCCGCTACCGGGTGGTGGTGCTGGTGCCCGAGGGCAACAACCCCAACTACCAGATCCAGATCACCCTGGCCGCCGGGCTGGAATTCATCGCCCCGGATCAGTTGGCCAATGCCCTGCGCATCGCCTTTATCTCCAATGGCGGCCTGACCAGCGACGCCAACCTGATCATCGGCGGCACCCTGAATATCGACGGCAACGAGGACAGCCCCGAAGCCCTGCCCATTACCCCGGACCTCTCCGGGGCGGCGCCCACGGGGATATTCGACCCTTCCCGGGTGGTGATCGTGAACAACCTCGATGGCACCCAGACCATCACCTTCAACCTGGGCAATGTGACCAATGGCAACGGCAACGACGACGACCTCGAAGGGATCTCCCTGGAGTTCAACGTGCGCGTCAACAACGAAGCCGCCGCCTTTGCCGGCGCCCAGCTGGGCGTAAGCGCCCAGGAAATCGTCAACGGCAACGCCCGGGCCAGCAGCGATACCCTGTTCGAGCAAGTGGTGGAGCCCAGCTTCACCGGCCTGGACAAACACATCAGCAGCTTTGACCCCAACCCCGGCGGCAGCACCGGCACCGCCACGGTACAGATCGACTTCACCCAGAACGGCGGCCTGCCGGCCTTCGACACCCAGCTCACCGACAGCTTTGCCGGGGGCAGCGGCTATACCCTGCTCAGCATCCAGATCAACGGCGTGACCTATGGCCCCGGCAACCTGCCCGCCGGCGTGAGCTTCAGCACCACGGGCGGTGTGAGCGTGAACTTCGACCAGCTCGATGTCGGCGCCCAGGTCAGCGTGGTGTACCAGGTGACCCTGCCCAACGCCCAGGTGATCGCCAGCAGCGACGCCACCCTGACCTGGAGCAGCCTGCCGGAAGACTTCACCAGCTTTGCCGGCTCCAGCGTGGGTGCCGATGGCCAGCCCGATGGCGAGCGCACCGGCAGCGGCAGCGGCCCCAACCAGTACATTCTGCACGACAGCGCCGGCCTGGGCGTGATCAGCGGCACCCTGTGGAACGACACCGCCTCGGCCGACTCCAGCGTTACCCCCGACGGCCCGGGCCTGGCCGGTCAGACGGTGATTCTGACCTGGGCCGGGGCCGATGGCCTGCTCGATACCACCGCCGACAACCTGCAATTCAGCACCGTGACCGATGCCAACGGCCAGTACCGCTTCGGTGTCCTGCCGGCAGGCGTATTCCGCATCGACGTGCCCACCGGCCGAATCAACTACCCGCAGCCGCTGGGCGACCTGCGCGTACGCATCGACAGCGATGCCAGCACCGGCCTGGGCCAGATCAACGTGACCCTGGGCGATGCCGCGACCGGCACGGCCGACGCCGGCTTCGTGGAGCAGAACGACGCGCCGGTCAACAGCCTGCCGGGCACCCAGAACGGCCTGGAAGACACGCCCCTGGCGATCACCGGCATCAGCGTCGGCGATGTCGATGCCAATCGCGATCCCGACAGCAATAGCCGCACCCTGACCATCACCCTGACCGTGCATGACGGCACCCTGTCGCTGAGCAGCACCCCTGCCGGCGTGGCGGTCGGCGGCAACAACTCCAGCACCCTGACCCTGACCGGCAACCTGGCCGACCTCAACCTGGCCCTGGCCAACCTGATGTACCTGGGCAATGCCAACTTCAACGGCACCGACACCTTGACCGTGTTCAGCAATGACCAGGGCAACTACGGTGATGCCGACGGCGACGGTATACCGGGTACGCCCAACGACGCACTGACCGACCAGGACCGCCTGCAGATCATCCTCGCCGCGGTGAATGACACGCCGATAGCGCAGCCTGACAGCGCTACGGCCGTCGAGGCCGGCGGCACCAACAACAACGTCGCCGGTATCGACCCGCGCGGCAATGTGCTGACCAACGACACCGATGTCGACATCGCCACCAACGCCGATCGCCTGCGGGTGATCTCGGCAGGCACGCTGCCCACGAACCAGCAGACCCTGCCCGACGCCGGCATCGTCGTGGTGGGCGGCCGCTACGGGCAATTGGTGATCGGCACCAATGGCTCCTACCAGTACTTTGTCGACAACAACAACGCCGAGGTCCAGGCCCTGCGCCTGGCCGGGCAAACCGTGTCGGAAACCTTCACCTATGTGATCGCCGACCTTGCCGGTGCCACCAGCAGCACCAGCCTGACGGTCACGATTGCAGGTGCCAACGACACGCCGGTGGGCGTCGATGATGACGGCATCGCCGTGGAGGCCGGTGGCGTGGGCAACGCCACGGGCGGCCAGGATGCCGTGGGCAATGTGCTGGCCAACGACACCGATGTCGACTCCGTCGCCAACGGCGAGACCCGCACCGTGCTTGGCATCCGCCACCTGCGCGAGACGGCGGCGGGCGTGTTCACCGATGTCGTGCCGGGCGTGGCCACGACCATCGACGGCACCTTCGGTACCCTCACCATCAACGCCGATGGCAGCTACCGCTACGTCATCGACAACAGCAACACGGCAGTTCAGCGCCTGGTGGTCGGTGACCAGTTGATCGAGTTCTTCAGCTACCGGCTCCGTGACACCGGAGGGCTGGACGATATCGCCCAGTTGCGCATCGTCATCCAGGGGGCCCACGACAATCCCGTGGCCAGCGATGACGAGGCCGCCGCCCAGGCGGCGTCCACCAATGGCAATGCCCAGGAGAGCAACCCCACCGGCAACGTCATCCTGTTCCCCAGCCGGCCCGGCCCCATCGATCAGGCGGGCGGCAACGGCGTTGACCTGGACGTCGACCGCACCGACCGGCCCAGCAGCCAGCTGCAGGTCAATGGCGTGATCGCCTCAACCGAGGCCGACTACGATCCGCTCGTGGACACCCTGACAACCGTCAACACCGGCACCACCTCAGCCGACGGCACTGTCATCAACGGCCTGTACGGCACGCTGCGCATTGGCGCCGACGGCTCGTTCTTCTACGACGTGGACAGCGACAACCCTACCGTCCAGGGCCTGCCCCCAGGCGGTGTCCTGACCGACGTCTTCACCTATCGGATCGTCGACACCGCGGGCCTGACCGATGTGGCGCAACTGACGATCACCGTGCGCGGCGTCAACGACCCGCCCGTGGCGCAGAACGTCATCGCGGTGGCGACCGAAGCCGGTGGTTTCAATAACCAGAGCCTCGGGGTCAACCCCTCTGGTGATGCCACCGCCAACGCCTTCGACCCGGACGGCGACCCGCTGACCGTGACCGAGATCCGCGCCGGCGCAGAAAACCAGACCAACCCGCCGGTGGCGGTGGCGGTGCAGCCAGGCGGCACCCAGGTGGTCGGCCTGTACGGCACCCTGACCATCAACCCCGATGGTACCTACACCTATGTGGTGGACAACGCCAATGCCGCGGTCCAGGCGCTGCGCCTGAGCAGCGACCTGCTACTCGAACGCTTTACCTACACCATCAGCGACGGCGTCGGGGCCACCCCCGAGACCGACCGTGCCGAAATCATCGTGCTCATCCGTGGCCAGAACGACAACCCGGTGGCCAACGACGATACGGCGACCGCGGTCGAAGCCGGCGGCCTGAACAACAACCTGCCGGGCCAGGACCCCAGAGGCAACGTACTGCACCAGGACCTGCCTGCCAGCCAACTGGGCAACGACACCGATGTCGATGGCGGCGAAGATGCCAGCGACCCGATCGACTATGGCGAAACCCAGGCCGTAAGCTCGGTGCGCACCGGCAGCGAAACCCAGGCCGGCACCAACGGCACCCTGGGCACCGAGCTGCGCGGCGCTTATGGCTGGCTGACGCTCAACGCCGACGGCAGCTACAGCTACCGCCTCGACAATGCCATGACCGAGGTGCAGCAACTGCGCGCGGGCAACAGCCTGCAAGACCTGTTCAGCTACACCGTGATCGACGCCAGCGGCGCCGAAGACCGCGCCACCCTGACCATCAACATCAACGGTGCCAACGACACCCCGGTCGCCCGCAACGACATCGCCACAGCCATCGAGGCCGGTGGCCAGGGCAACAACATTCCGGGCAGCAACCCCAGTGGCAATGTGCTGGGCAACGACACCGACGTCGACGCCTTCGGCGAAACCCTGAGCGTCACCCGTGTCAGCCAGGGCATCAACGTCGGGATTATCGGCAGCGCCTTCGTCGGCACCTACGGCACCCTGACGCTGGGCGCCGATGGCAGCTACACCTATGTGCTGGACAACAACAACCCGCAAGTCCAGGCCTTGCGCAGCGCCGCCAATACCCTGACCGAAGCCTTCACCTACAGCATTCGCGACCTGGCCGGTGCCACCAGCTCGGCGCAGTTGATCATCATCATCCAGGGCCGTGACGACACGCCGGTGGCGGTCAACGACACCGCCATTGCCGTGGAGGCCGGGGGCACCTTCAACGCCACCCCCGGGGTCAACCCCACCGGCAACGTGCTGGCCAATGACACCGACGTCGATGCCAACGACACCAAGACCGTCAACGGCATCCGCACCGGCGCCGAAGCCGCGGGCGGAATCTTCACCGCCGTCACCGGCAGCCAGGTCATCAATGGCCTGTACGGCACCCTGACCATCGGCGCCGATGGCAACTTCACCTATGTCGTCAACAACAGCCTGGCTGCAGTGCAGGCGCTGAAACAGGGCGAATCGCTGATCGAGCAGTTCACCTACAGCATGCGCGACACGGCCGGGCCTATCGACACCGCGCAGTTGATCATCACCGTCCAGGGTGCCTGGGACGCCCCGGTGGCCACCAACGACGTGACCGTGGCGGTGGCCGACAACGGCAACGGCAACAGCGTCAACCCCACAGGTAACGTGCTGCCCAACGACACCGATGTCGACCAGGGCGACCAGAAGCACGTCAGCGCTGTCCGTGCCGGCAACGAAGCCGCGGCCGGCCCCCTCGACCCGGTCAATGGCGGCACCAACAACACCAACGGCACCGTGATCACCGGGCTGTACGGCCAACTGATCATCGGTGCCGACGGCAGCTTCATCTACAACATCGACAGCAGCAACCCGACGGTGCTCGCCCTGGGGCCGCTGCAGTTCCTGCGGGATACCTTCACCTACCAGGTCACCGACCTGGGTGGCCTGAACGACCTGGCCGAGCTCAACATCATCATTCGCGGGCGCAACGATGCGCCGGTGGCCAACGATGACGCCGCCACCGCCGTCGAGGCCGGCGGCCTGGACAACAGCGAGGCCGGCATCAACCCCAGCGGCAACGTCATCACTGACAACGACACCGACGCGGAAGGCGACGTACTGCATGTGATCGGCATCAGCACCGGCGCAGGCACGGTGGGTACCGTGGGCAGTACCTTGCGCGGCCTGTACGGTGACCTGACGCTGCATGCCGACGGCAGTTGGCAGTATGTGCTCGACAACAACCTGGACGTGGTCCAGGCCCTGCGCACCAGCGGCCAGACCCTCACCGACGTGTTCAGCTACACCCTGGTCGACTTCTGGGGCGCATTCGACACCGCCCAGCTGACCATCACCGTCGATGGCCGCAACGACACGCCCCACGCCCGGGACAATGGCAGCATCGCCGTGGAAGCCGGTGGCGTGGCCAACGGCACCCCGGGCCGCGACGGCGTGGGCAACGTGCTGGGCAACGACACCGATGTCGACAGCGTCGCCAACGGTGAGAGCAAACAGGTGCAAAGCTTCAGCAATGAAGACGGCCAATCGGTCAGCGCCGGCCAGGTACTGGTCGGTCGCTATGGTCGAATGACGCTCAATGCCGATGGCAGCTACACCTACCTGGTCGACAACAGCAACCCCACCGTCCAGGCCTTGCGCACCGCCGGCGAGACGTTGTCGGAGACCTTCACCTACCGCATGCGCGATACCACGGGGGCCACGTCCGATGCACGCCTGACTGTGGTGATCCAGGGTGCCAACGACGCGCCCGTGGCGCAGAACGACAGCGCCGTGGCCATCGACCAGGTGCCCGCACCACAAACCAGCGGCAATGTGCTGCCCAACGACAGCGATGTGGATGGCAACGACCGCTTGCAGGTGGTTGGCGTGCGCACCGGAGCCGAAGCGGCCAGCGGCAACGCCGGCCTGGTCGGCCAGCCGCTGCAGGGCCTGTACGGCACACTGATCCTCAACGCCGACGGCAGCTACACCTACAGCATCGACCTGAATAACCCGCAGGTACTGGCAGCCGCCGGCCTGGGCCAGGTGCTGCAGGACGTCTTCACCTACACCGTGGGCGACCTGGCCGGCGGCCAGGACCTGGCGGAACTGGTCATCACCCTGGACATCGCCGCGCCGTTCATTCCGGCGCCCGCCGGTGAGTTTTTCAACCGCCCGACCAGTGATCCTTTCAATCGTCTGCCGCTTCCCGATGTGCTCCCGGCGATCTTCATTACCCCGGTGGTGGAGCGCGATGCACGGCTCAATGAGCTCTCCAGCTGGGAAACCGGCGGCAGCCGGCTGCGCCTGGCAACGGTGGCCGCGCAGCAGAGTGAATCCATCGGTGCCGGACTGGGGCTGGTGCAGGGTCAGTTTGTCAGCAACAGCGTGCAGCGCAGCCAGCGCGACAGTGAGCTGGACCTTGCGTGGTTGCTCGGGCGTCAGGGGCGTACCAGCCTCAGTGCCGATGGGCTGCTCAGCGATCCTTCGGTGTTCACCCTGGACCCGGCGCACCTGACCCAGGGCCCGGCGCAAAGCGAACCCCCTGCCGAGCCCCGCAACGCGCGTGGTTTTACTGCGCAATTGCACGCCGCCGCACAGCGTTTGTACCCGCACGGGCGTAGCGCACCAGAATGA